The Bradyrhizobium sp. WBAH42 genome includes a window with the following:
- a CDS encoding ABC transporter permease, producing MFAYLVRRLFLMLVTLFGISIVIFFLLRIVPGNIVDILFAAAGYVDPADKAELEKQLGIDQPLVTQYLHWIGGFLRGDFGYSYVSEKPALQEILPRIPITARLAGLALLFSASIGIPLGVISAVKQGTKLDYALRVVSLSGLSLPSFWLGLLILTASVAMFGQMPIFNPNPKTWLEAFATYAVPAAAVGFRSAALTMRITRSSMLEVLRQDYIRTARAKGASDAAVNYHHALKNAILPVITVIGIEAAFLIGGLIVTETVFNIPGVARFLVEAIRWRDYPIVQNLVMFIAVVVVFANFTVDMLYAVFDPRIRYTD from the coding sequence ATGTTTGCCTATCTGGTGCGGCGCCTGTTCCTGATGCTCGTGACCCTGTTCGGGATCTCGATCGTCATCTTCTTCCTGCTGCGCATCGTGCCCGGCAACATCGTCGACATCCTGTTCGCCGCCGCCGGCTACGTCGATCCCGCCGACAAGGCGGAGCTGGAGAAGCAGCTCGGCATCGACCAGCCGCTGGTGACGCAATATCTGCACTGGATCGGCGGCTTCCTGCGCGGCGATTTCGGCTATTCCTATGTCTCGGAGAAGCCGGCGCTGCAGGAGATCCTGCCGCGGATTCCGATCACGGCGCGGCTTGCCGGCCTCGCGCTGTTGTTCTCGGCGTCCATCGGCATTCCCTTGGGCGTCATCAGCGCGGTGAAGCAGGGGACGAAGCTCGACTATGCGCTTCGCGTCGTCAGCCTCAGCGGCCTGTCGCTGCCCTCGTTCTGGCTCGGCCTTCTGATCCTCACCGCGTCGGTGGCGATGTTCGGCCAGATGCCGATCTTCAATCCGAATCCGAAGACCTGGCTCGAGGCGTTCGCGACCTACGCCGTGCCGGCCGCCGCCGTCGGCTTCCGCAGCGCGGCGCTGACCATGCGCATCACGCGCTCCTCGATGCTGGAGGTGCTGCGGCAGGATTACATCCGCACCGCCCGCGCGAAGGGCGCCTCCGATGCGGCCGTGAACTATCACCACGCGCTGAAGAACGCGATCCTGCCGGTGATCACCGTGATCGGCATCGAGGCGGCGTTCCTGATCGGCGGCCTGATCGTCACCGAGACCGTGTTCAACATCCCCGGCGTCGCGCGCTTCCTGGTGGAGGCGATCCGCTGGCGCGACTATCCGATCGTGCAGAACCTCGTGATGTTCATCGCGGTCGTGGTGGTGTTCGCCAATTTCACCGTCGACATGCTCTATGCGGTGTTCGATCCGCGGATCAGGTACACGGATTAA
- a CDS encoding ABC transporter permease: MAAIDFDVELRRAGAHATGGWRRVLFMAQRHVLGAAGLVIMTAFVLTAIFADVIARYDPLTVDSARALARPSLAHWMGTDSFGRDVFSRIIHGARISLAVGIGSTVLGGTIGVIVGLTSGYLSGWVDLVFQRVSDVLQALPLLVLALVMTAALGPSLPNVIIAIAIPLIPTVARVIRANTLALREQPFVEAAKSIGMSEMRIALRHVLPNTLAPLIVLATAQLGSTILTEASLSFLGLGIPEPYPSWGRMLSESAAEYVRTAPWLVIFPGIAISLAVFGANLFGDALRDILDPRQRG, from the coding sequence ATGGCCGCCATTGATTTCGACGTTGAACTGAGGCGGGCCGGGGCGCATGCGACCGGGGGCTGGCGGCGCGTGCTGTTCATGGCGCAGCGGCACGTGCTGGGCGCGGCCGGGCTGGTCATCATGACGGCGTTCGTGCTGACGGCGATCTTCGCCGATGTCATCGCGCGCTACGATCCGCTGACGGTGGATTCCGCCCGCGCGCTGGCGCGCCCGAGCCTGGCGCACTGGATGGGCACCGATTCGTTCGGCCGCGACGTGTTCAGCCGCATCATCCACGGCGCGCGGATCTCGCTCGCAGTCGGCATCGGCTCGACCGTGCTCGGCGGCACCATCGGCGTGATCGTCGGCCTCACCTCCGGCTATCTCTCGGGCTGGGTCGATCTCGTGTTCCAGCGCGTCTCCGACGTGCTGCAGGCGCTGCCGCTGCTGGTGCTGGCGCTGGTGATGACGGCCGCGCTCGGGCCGTCGCTGCCGAACGTGATCATCGCCATCGCCATTCCGCTGATCCCGACGGTGGCGCGCGTCATCCGCGCCAACACGCTGGCGCTGCGCGAGCAGCCATTCGTCGAGGCCGCCAAGTCGATCGGCATGAGCGAGATGCGGATCGCGCTGCGCCACGTGCTGCCGAACACGCTGGCGCCGCTGATCGTGCTGGCGACGGCGCAGCTCGGCTCGACCATCCTGACCGAGGCGTCGCTGTCCTTCCTAGGCCTCGGCATTCCCGAGCCCTATCCGTCCTGGGGGCGTATGCTGTCCGAATCCGCCGCCGAGTATGTCCGCACCGCGCCGTGGCTGGTGATCTTCCCGGGCATCGCGATCAGCCTCGCTGTGTTCGGCGCCAATCTGTTCGGTGACGCCCTGCGCGACATCCTGGATCCGAGGCAGCGCGGCTGA
- a CDS encoding ABC transporter substrate-binding protein, whose protein sequence is MRSVWALAAMAALSVLTASTVTLAGEPKQGGILRMYHRDSPANASILEGATYSINVPFMGVFNNLLIYDQHIAQNSPDTLRPELAESWSWSSDNKKLTFKLRQGVKWHDGKPFTSADVKCSFDLLMGKSQQKLRQNPRKAWYSEVNEVTTNGEFEVTFDLKRPQPSLLAMLASGYTPVYPCHVSPGDMRTHPIGTGPFKFVEFKANESIKLTRNPDYWKKGLPYLDGVEYTIITNRSTAILAFVAGKFDMTFPTHITIPLLKDIKSQAPNATCVVEPTNVSTNIIVNSTSAPFDNIDIRRAMSLALDRKAFVDILFEGQGDIGGTMLPPPQGIWGMPKEKLETIPGYGRDINANREQARKLMQKAGYGPDKHLNVKVSTRNIAEYRDPAVILIDQLKTIYIDGELDVVETANWFPKVARKDYMLGLNLTGNSVDDPDQSFYENYSCGSERNYTNYCNKEIEKLFDVQSQETDLAKRRPLVWDIDKKLQEDVARPIIFHARAGTCWQPYVKGVTIMSNSSYNGFRYEDVWLDK, encoded by the coding sequence ATGCGGAGCGTGTGGGCGCTCGCCGCAATGGCGGCGCTATCTGTGCTGACGGCCTCGACCGTCACGCTCGCCGGCGAGCCCAAACAGGGCGGCATCTTGCGGATGTATCACCGCGACAGCCCGGCCAACGCCTCCATCCTCGAAGGCGCGACCTATTCGATCAACGTGCCGTTCATGGGGGTGTTCAACAATCTCCTCATCTACGATCAGCACATCGCGCAGAACAGCCCCGATACTTTGCGGCCGGAGCTGGCCGAAAGCTGGTCCTGGAGCAGCGACAACAAGAAGCTGACGTTCAAGCTGCGCCAGGGCGTGAAATGGCACGACGGCAAGCCGTTCACCTCGGCCGACGTCAAGTGCAGCTTCGATTTGCTGATGGGCAAGTCGCAGCAGAAGCTGCGGCAGAATCCGCGCAAGGCCTGGTACAGCGAGGTCAACGAGGTCACGACGAACGGCGAATTCGAGGTCACCTTCGACCTGAAGCGGCCGCAGCCTTCGCTGCTGGCGATGCTCGCCTCCGGCTACACGCCGGTCTATCCCTGTCACGTCTCGCCGGGGGACATGCGCACCCATCCGATCGGCACCGGGCCGTTCAAGTTCGTCGAGTTCAAGGCCAATGAATCGATCAAGCTGACGCGCAATCCGGACTATTGGAAGAAGGGCCTGCCCTATCTCGACGGCGTCGAGTACACCATCATCACCAACCGCTCGACCGCGATCCTGGCCTTCGTCGCCGGCAAGTTCGACATGACCTTTCCGACGCACATCACGATCCCGCTGCTGAAGGACATCAAGTCGCAGGCGCCGAACGCGACCTGCGTCGTCGAGCCGACCAACGTCTCGACCAACATCATCGTCAATTCGACCTCGGCACCGTTCGACAACATCGACATCCGCCGCGCGATGTCGCTCGCGCTCGACCGCAAGGCGTTCGTGGACATCCTGTTCGAAGGCCAGGGCGACATCGGCGGCACCATGCTGCCGCCGCCGCAGGGCATCTGGGGCATGCCGAAGGAGAAGCTGGAGACCATTCCGGGCTATGGCCGGGACATCAACGCCAACCGCGAGCAAGCCAGGAAGCTGATGCAGAAGGCGGGTTACGGTCCGGACAAGCACCTCAACGTGAAAGTCTCGACACGCAACATCGCGGAATATCGCGACCCCGCCGTGATCCTGATCGACCAGCTCAAGACCATCTATATCGACGGCGAGCTCGACGTCGTCGAAACCGCGAACTGGTTCCCGAAGGTCGCGCGCAAGGATTACATGCTCGGCCTCAACCTGACCGGCAATTCCGTCGACGATCCCGACCAGTCGTTCTACGAGAACTATTCCTGCGGCTCGGAACGGAATTACACCAATTATTGCAACAAGGAGATCGAGAAGCTGTTCGACGTGCAGTCGCAGGAGACCGACCTCGCCAAGCGCAGGCCGCTGGTGTGGGACATCGACAAGAAGCTGCAGGAGGACGTCGCCCGCCCGATCATCTTCCATGCCCGCGCCGGCACCTGCTGGCAGCCTTATGTCAAGGGCGTCACGATCATGTCGAACAGCTCCTACAACGGCTTCCGCTACGAGGATGTGTGGCTCGACAAGTAG
- a CDS encoding AMP-binding protein: MYTGTHARLRPLQPAFIMAATGEAVTYRELEARSNRLAHLFRKHGLRRLDHCSIFMENNARYLEACGAGERAGLYYTCINSFLTPGELAYLLVNSQSKILITSMAKLAIVREAIQACPDIKLCIVADGPGESERIVGLSEVTAGLPATPIEDEWLGTAMLYSSGTTGRPKGILRPLPEEPPKHNLPLFEFLLRLWHYREGMVYLSPAPLYHSAPQAAVNLTIRMGGTVIIMESFDPERYLQLVEQWGITHTQLVPTMFSRMLKLPEEVRKRYDLSSLEIAIHAAAPCPPQVKDEMIRWWGPIIHEYYGATEGLGFTACNSEEWLAHRGTVGKVLLGDLHILDENMRECPTGTPGQVWFKTATPFEYFNDPEKTKEARSADGSMSTVGDVGYVDADRFLYLTDRATFMIISGGVNIYPQECENLLITHPKVADAAVFGVPNADLGEEVKAVVQPMPGVVPGPALAEELIAFCAKSLSRQKVPRSVDFEKELPRLPTGKLYKRLLRDRYWGNKASRIV; encoded by the coding sequence ATGTACACAGGTACACACGCCCGCCTGCGCCCGCTGCAGCCCGCCTTCATCATGGCGGCGACGGGCGAAGCCGTCACCTATCGCGAGCTGGAGGCGCGCAGCAATCGGCTGGCGCATCTGTTCCGCAAGCACGGCTTGAGGCGGCTCGACCATTGTTCGATCTTCATGGAGAACAACGCGCGCTATCTCGAAGCCTGCGGCGCGGGCGAGCGCGCCGGCCTCTACTACACCTGCATCAACTCCTTCCTGACGCCGGGCGAGCTCGCCTATCTGCTCGTCAACAGCCAGTCGAAGATCCTGATCACGTCGATGGCCAAGCTCGCCATCGTGCGCGAGGCGATCCAGGCCTGCCCTGACATCAAGCTCTGCATCGTCGCCGATGGCCCGGGCGAGAGCGAGCGCATCGTTGGCCTATCGGAGGTGACCGCCGGTCTGCCGGCAACGCCGATCGAAGACGAATGGCTCGGCACCGCCATGCTCTATTCCTCCGGCACGACGGGACGGCCGAAGGGCATTTTGCGCCCGCTGCCGGAGGAGCCGCCGAAGCACAATCTGCCGCTGTTCGAGTTCCTGTTGCGGCTCTGGCACTACCGCGAAGGCATGGTCTATTTGTCGCCGGCGCCGCTCTATCATTCCGCGCCGCAGGCTGCCGTGAACCTCACGATCCGCATGGGCGGCACCGTGATCATCATGGAGAGCTTTGATCCCGAGCGTTACCTGCAGCTGGTCGAGCAATGGGGCATCACCCACACGCAGCTGGTGCCGACGATGTTCTCGCGCATGTTGAAGTTGCCGGAGGAGGTGCGCAAGCGCTACGATTTGTCCTCGCTGGAGATCGCGATCCACGCCGCCGCGCCCTGCCCGCCGCAGGTCAAGGACGAGATGATCAGATGGTGGGGACCGATCATCCACGAATATTACGGCGCCACCGAAGGCCTCGGCTTCACCGCCTGCAACAGCGAGGAATGGCTGGCGCATCGCGGCACCGTCGGCAAGGTGCTGCTCGGGGATTTGCATATCCTCGACGAGAACATGCGGGAATGCCCGACCGGCACGCCCGGCCAGGTCTGGTTCAAGACGGCAACGCCGTTCGAATATTTCAACGACCCGGAGAAGACCAAGGAGGCGCGCTCTGCCGATGGCAGCATGAGCACGGTCGGTGACGTCGGCTATGTCGATGCCGACCGCTTCCTGTACCTGACCGACCGCGCCACCTTCATGATCATCTCCGGCGGGGTGAACATCTATCCGCAGGAATGCGAGAATCTCCTGATCACCCACCCCAAGGTCGCCGACGCCGCCGTGTTCGGCGTGCCCAATGCCGATCTCGGCGAAGAGGTGAAGGCGGTGGTGCAGCCGATGCCGGGCGTGGTGCCGGGGCCGGCGCTCGCCGAAGAGCTGATCGCGTTCTGCGCCAAATCGCTATCGCGGCAGAAGGTGCCGCGCTCGGTCGATTTCGAGAAGGAATTGCCGCGGCTGCCGACCGGCAAGCTGTACAAGCGGCTGCTGCGGGACCGGTACTGGGGGAACAAGGCCTCGCGGATCGTGTGA
- the ftsZ gene encoding cell division protein FtsZ has product MTGNTDIHEMKARIVVFGVGGAGGNAVNNMITAGLQGVEFVVANTDAQALAMSKATRLIQLGTRVTAGLGAGSQPELGRAAAEEAIDTIREQLTGAHMVFVTAGMGGGTGTGAAPVVARIARELGILTIGVVTKPFYFEGQRRMRFAEAGIEELLKTVDTLLIIPNQNLFRVASEKTTFADAFALADQVLYSGVACISDLIVKEGLINLDFADVLSVMKEKGKAMMGRGEASGEKRVLAAAVAAISNPLIENPSIKRASGLIISITGGKDLMLYEVDEAATRIRDEADPDANIIVGASFDESLEGIVRVSVVATGIDNLDPAQAQPVETALTQLAGRLRSDGRRIADRIERSAPLPQAGSPPLRPQPHHPVGPPARPGLDHAPHAALQPLDPYGRAPARNLPDEAALDIPAFLRRAAN; this is encoded by the coding sequence ATGACTGGCAACACCGATATCCATGAAATGAAGGCCCGCATCGTCGTGTTCGGCGTCGGCGGCGCCGGCGGCAATGCCGTCAACAACATGATCACGGCCGGGCTGCAAGGCGTCGAGTTCGTGGTCGCCAACACCGACGCGCAGGCGCTGGCGATGTCAAAGGCGACGCGCCTCATCCAGCTCGGCACAAGGGTGACCGCAGGTCTCGGCGCCGGCTCGCAGCCGGAACTGGGACGCGCCGCAGCCGAAGAGGCGATCGACACGATCCGCGAGCAATTGACCGGCGCGCACATGGTGTTCGTTACGGCCGGCATGGGCGGCGGCACCGGCACCGGGGCTGCACCCGTCGTCGCCAGGATCGCGCGCGAGCTCGGCATTCTCACCATCGGCGTGGTCACGAAGCCGTTCTACTTCGAGGGCCAGCGCCGCATGCGCTTTGCCGAAGCCGGCATCGAGGAGCTGCTGAAGACGGTCGACACCCTCCTGATCATCCCGAACCAGAACCTGTTCCGGGTGGCCAGCGAGAAGACCACGTTCGCCGATGCCTTCGCGCTCGCCGACCAGGTGCTGTATTCGGGCGTGGCCTGCATCAGCGACCTCATCGTCAAGGAAGGCCTGATCAATCTCGATTTTGCCGACGTGCTCTCCGTCATGAAGGAGAAGGGCAAGGCCATGATGGGACGCGGCGAGGCCTCCGGCGAGAAGCGCGTGCTTGCCGCCGCCGTCGCCGCGATCTCCAATCCGCTGATCGAGAACCCCTCGATCAAGCGCGCCAGCGGCCTCATCATCTCCATCACCGGCGGCAAGGATCTGATGCTGTACGAGGTCGACGAAGCGGCGACCCGGATTCGCGACGAGGCCGACCCGGACGCCAACATCATCGTCGGTGCGTCCTTCGACGAGAGCTTAGAGGGCATCGTCCGCGTCTCGGTGGTGGCGACCGGTATAGATAATCTCGATCCCGCGCAGGCGCAGCCGGTGGAAACCGCCCTCACCCAACTCGCCGGCAGGCTGCGCAGCGACGGCCGCCGCATCGCCGATCGCATCGAGCGCAGCGCCCCCCTTCCGCAAGCGGGAAGCCCGCCACTGCGCCCGCAGCCACACCACCCGGTGGGACCGCCGGCACGGCCGGGTCTGGACCATGCGCCGCACGCGGCGCTTCAGCCGCTTGATCCTTACGGCCGCGCCCCTGCGCGCAATCTGCCCGACGAGGCCGCTCTCGATATTCCGGCTTTCCTGCGCCGCGCGGCGAACTGA
- a CDS encoding PilZ domain-containing protein, which produces MHPRKFVRVKPAGLVSRQAKIITDPRAPVIPCTLIDYSPGGACVDLGGQVKIPDRFELLHVNTRKRCRIAWKRGTRVGVVF; this is translated from the coding sequence ATGCATCCGCGCAAGTTTGTCCGTGTGAAGCCCGCAGGCCTGGTGTCGCGCCAGGCCAAGATCATCACCGACCCGCGCGCGCCGGTGATCCCGTGCACGCTGATCGACTATTCGCCCGGCGGGGCCTGCGTCGATCTCGGCGGCCAGGTGAAAATTCCCGATCGCTTCGAGCTGCTGCACGTCAACACCAGAAAGCGCTGCCGCATCGCCTGGAAGCGCGGCACGCGCGTGGGCGTGGTGTTTTGA
- a CDS encoding DUF2235 domain-containing protein: METAAISDHKPAGKNLVICCDGTGNEISENISNVLKLYRCLRKTDKTSPRQMVFYDPGVGTMTEPSTWGRWKANIKLVLGLATGYGLDDNVLSSYCFLIQHYAPGDRIYLFGFSRGAYTVRVLAGLIHKVGLISPEQANLAGSGLIAYKQYSGSGRGNDVEDLKGIVFDESGPLPKDEFDLAAQFARITSTRWPTIHFVGVWDTVASVIVPRADRFYLPSLEELAFTLRDPSVKIFRQAIAIDERRRMFRLKPYAEPQEFWSNRYVPDEKKVPQDILQVWFAGVHCDVGGGYPEAESGESKYPLLWMIDEAEKAGLKFNPRTVNQLAWGIQRKNSPFKYVEPAYTGTTGMLHDSMTAVWRVLEFLPKSAKYREWPARKVWFGFYIPDGEPRLIPEGAHVHESVLKRMAVEPDYRPVNLPKDYVTVPMPVPPGVDLAAGAEVEGALTLPWRGRVGTRSSEARLRDGVG, translated from the coding sequence ATGGAGACCGCAGCCATTTCCGACCACAAGCCCGCCGGCAAGAACCTCGTCATCTGCTGTGACGGCACCGGCAACGAGATCTCGGAGAACATCTCCAACGTCCTGAAGCTCTATCGCTGCCTGCGCAAGACGGACAAGACGTCGCCGCGGCAGATGGTGTTTTACGATCCCGGCGTCGGCACCATGACGGAGCCGTCGACCTGGGGGCGCTGGAAGGCCAACATCAAGCTGGTGCTGGGGCTCGCCACCGGCTACGGGCTCGATGACAACGTGCTGTCGTCCTATTGCTTCCTGATCCAGCATTACGCGCCCGGCGACAGGATCTACCTGTTCGGCTTCTCGCGCGGGGCCTACACGGTGCGCGTGCTGGCGGGGCTGATCCACAAGGTCGGGCTGATCTCGCCGGAGCAGGCGAACCTCGCCGGCTCGGGCCTCATCGCCTACAAGCAATATTCCGGGAGCGGGCGCGGCAACGACGTCGAGGACCTCAAGGGCATCGTGTTCGACGAGAGCGGGCCGCTGCCGAAGGACGAATTCGACCTCGCCGCGCAGTTCGCGCGCATCACCTCGACGCGCTGGCCGACCATCCATTTCGTCGGCGTCTGGGACACGGTGGCGAGCGTGATCGTCCCGCGCGCCGACCGCTTCTACCTGCCGAGCCTGGAGGAGCTCGCCTTCACGCTGCGCGATCCGAGCGTAAAAATCTTCCGGCAGGCGATCGCGATCGACGAGCGGCGGCGCATGTTCCGCCTGAAGCCGTACGCGGAGCCGCAGGAGTTCTGGAGCAACCGCTACGTGCCTGACGAGAAGAAGGTGCCGCAGGACATTCTGCAGGTGTGGTTCGCCGGCGTGCATTGCGACGTCGGCGGCGGCTATCCGGAAGCCGAGAGCGGCGAATCCAAATATCCGTTGCTCTGGATGATCGACGAGGCCGAGAAGGCCGGGCTGAAGTTCAACCCGCGCACGGTGAACCAGCTCGCCTGGGGCATCCAGCGCAAGAACTCGCCGTTCAAATACGTCGAGCCCGCCTATACCGGGACAACCGGCATGCTGCACGATTCCATGACGGCGGTCTGGCGCGTGCTGGAGTTCTTGCCGAAGAGCGCGAAGTATAGGGAATGGCCGGCGCGGAAAGTCTGGTTCGGCTTTTACATCCCCGATGGCGAGCCGCGCCTGATCCCCGAAGGCGCGCATGTGCATGAGAGCGTGCTCAAGCGCATGGCGGTGGAGCCGGACTACCGGCCGGTGAACTTGCCGAAGGACTACGTGACGGTGCCGATGCCGGTGCCGCCGGGGGTGGATCTGGCGGCGGGAGCGGAGGTGGAGGGGGCTCTTACCCTCCCCTGGAGGGGGAGGGTCGGCACGCGATCGAGCGAAGCGAGATTGCGTGACGGGGTGGGGTGA
- a CDS encoding iron-containing alcohol dehydrogenase, protein MHQGRVVFGAIEEVVFGHPAAEAVVAQMDRLGTSRAFLMVSGTLNRQTDEIEKIKHALGRRCAGLFDAMPAHTPREAVIAATQAAREAEADLIVTVGGGSITDGAKAVQLCLANGIDDIGGIDRIRVRKGVAPEMKAPIVRQVSVPTTIAGGEFSSIAGVTDRAAQVKQMLRHPLTVPRATILDPAITVHTPEWLFLSTGIRAVDHCVEAICSRETHPYADAQAVKGLAMLADALPRVKADPSDLDARMDAQIGTWLSMGALAAGVPMGASHGIGYVLGGAFDVPHGYTSCVMLPAVMRWNARDNAERQMIVAAAMGYPGRDAADVLDAFIRSLGMPRSLSDVRIAPEHFDAIAEAAMRTNWIPRNPRKISGPADLREILLLAA, encoded by the coding sequence GTGCACCAGGGACGTGTCGTTTTCGGCGCGATCGAGGAGGTCGTGTTCGGCCATCCTGCGGCTGAAGCCGTCGTCGCGCAGATGGACCGGCTGGGAACAAGCCGCGCCTTCCTGATGGTGTCGGGGACGCTGAACCGGCAGACCGACGAGATCGAGAAGATCAAGCACGCGCTTGGCCGGCGCTGCGCCGGCCTGTTCGACGCCATGCCGGCGCATACGCCGCGCGAGGCGGTGATTGCGGCTACTCAAGCGGCTCGCGAGGCGGAGGCCGATCTGATCGTCACCGTCGGCGGCGGTTCCATCACCGACGGGGCCAAGGCGGTGCAGCTTTGCCTTGCCAACGGCATCGACGATATCGGCGGCATCGACCGCATCCGCGTGCGCAAGGGCGTCGCGCCCGAGATGAAGGCGCCAATCGTGCGGCAGGTCAGCGTGCCGACCACGATCGCCGGCGGCGAGTTCTCATCGATCGCGGGTGTCACCGACCGCGCCGCGCAGGTGAAGCAGATGCTGCGGCATCCGCTCACGGTGCCGCGCGCGACCATCCTCGATCCTGCCATCACCGTGCACACGCCGGAATGGCTGTTCCTGTCGACCGGCATCCGCGCCGTCGACCATTGCGTCGAGGCGATCTGCTCGCGCGAGACGCATCCTTATGCCGATGCGCAAGCGGTGAAGGGCCTCGCCATGCTCGCCGACGCGCTGCCCCGGGTGAAGGCCGACCCATCCGATCTCGATGCGCGGATGGACGCGCAGATCGGCACCTGGCTGTCGATGGGCGCGCTCGCCGCCGGGGTGCCCATGGGCGCGAGCCACGGCATCGGCTACGTGCTGGGCGGGGCCTTCGACGTGCCGCACGGCTACACCTCCTGCGTCATGCTGCCGGCAGTGATGCGCTGGAATGCGCGCGACAATGCCGAGCGGCAGATGATCGTCGCGGCCGCCATGGGCTATCCCGGCCGTGACGCCGCCGACGTGCTCGATGCCTTCATCCGTTCGCTCGGCATGCCGCGCAGCCTCAGCGACGTACGCATCGCGCCGGAGCATTTCGATGCGATCGCAGAAGCTGCGATGCGGACGAACTGGATCCCGCGCAACCCGCGCAAAATTTCAGGTCCCGCCGATTTGCGCGAGATCCTGCTCCTTGCCGCCTGA
- a CDS encoding PIN domain-containing protein, whose amino-acid sequence MAGTEPVYYWDSCLFLAWIKDEERSIGEMDGVREVIERVKRREAKIITSVLTTTEVLESRLPAGMKSLIDGLMKRVIRVGMDIKIAKMAHDLRDYYMQRSTEAGGKTLGVPDAIHLATGILNRVTEFHTFDGGGTGKSLGLLPLSGNVGGHRLTVCKPHARSPQLDLRKPKPDRTTQSNPSGS is encoded by the coding sequence ATGGCTGGTACTGAGCCGGTCTACTACTGGGATTCGTGCCTTTTTCTGGCTTGGATAAAGGACGAAGAGCGTTCGATTGGCGAAATGGACGGCGTTCGCGAAGTCATCGAACGCGTCAAACGCCGCGAGGCAAAGATTATCACGTCGGTTCTCACGACTACCGAAGTGCTTGAGAGTCGGCTCCCGGCTGGCATGAAGAGCCTTATAGATGGACTTATGAAGCGTGTTATTCGTGTTGGCATGGACATTAAAATTGCGAAAATGGCGCACGATCTGCGCGATTACTACATGCAACGCTCGACAGAGGCTGGAGGCAAGACGCTTGGGGTTCCTGATGCCATCCACTTAGCCACAGGGATACTCAACCGGGTGACTGAGTTTCATACTTTCGATGGCGGTGGCACGGGCAAATCGCTTGGGTTGCTGCCGCTATCTGGCAATGTTGGCGGCCACAGGCTCACAGTATGCAAACCACACGCAAGAAGCCCGCAGCTAGACCTGCGAAAACCGAAGCCCGACAGGACGACCCAGAGCAATCCAAGCGGTTCCTAG